The window TCGCTCCCTTTCGCCTGGACATCCGGGACGAGCGACTGTGGAAGGGGCCCCAGGAACTGAAGATCCGTCGCAAGCCGTTCACGATCCTCAAATACCTCACCGCTCATCCTTTGGTTCTGGTCACGCAAGAGGAGCTGGTGGAGATCGTGTGGGGGGAAATCGCGGTGAGCCAGAGTCTGCTCCGCACGCACGTGGGCGAGCTGCGCCGGCTGCTCGGCGAGGGGATCATCGAGACCGTCGCTGGCCGCGGCTATCGTTTTGTCAGGAGCGTCGAAGTCGAAAAGCCGGAAACCAGCCGCCAGTTCAAGCCGGGCGCGGCGCCTGCGGCCACGTTCAATCTGATCGGGCGTCGCGCAGAGATGGACGTCTTGAAGCAAGTCTTCGATGCGGTTCTCGATCAAAAACGGCAGGTCGTTTTTGTCACCGGCGAGCCGGGGATCGGGAAGACCTCACTGGTGGACGCTTTTCTCCAGGAGATCGTCGCTCCCCTCGGCGCCGTTGCTGCGGCCGGCACATGCGTCGAACAGTTTGGGACGGGCGAGGCTTATCTCCCTGTTTTTGGCGCTCTGGGGGCGCTGTGTCGGGGACCTGACAGTGGACACATCGTCGAGTTGCTGGCCCGACATGCGCCGACGTGGCTTGTGCAGATGCCCGGGCTGGTTGCCGACGAGAAGCTGCGCGAGCTGCACCTTCGGGTGCAAGGCGCGACCCAGGCGCGCATGCTGCGAGAATTTGCCGAGTGGTTCGACATTCTCGCCAGCGAAAGACCCGCGGTGTTGGTCATCGAGGACCTGCAGTGGTCCGATCGCTCGACGATCGATCTGGTGGCGATGCTGGGAACACGCCGCGAAACAGCGCGCGCTCTGGTCATCGCCACCTGCCGGCCGGCGGAGCTGGCGAAAGTGGAGGGTCTTGCAAAGATCATCACCGAGCTCAGCGCGCGCGAGCAAGCGCTGGTGCTGGAGCTGGAAAGCTGGTCGAAAGATGCTGTCGTCGAACACCTGGCGCAGCGCTTCGGGAACCATCGCTTCCCCGACCAGCTGGCCAGCACCGTCCAGGAAATGACCGGTGGAAACCCGCTCTTTTGTCGCGCGGTCGTCGACGATCTGGTGAGCCGTCGCATGGTTCAGCAGGTGGGAGCCTGGTGGCATCTGGCGGCGAGCGTCGCCGAGGTCGCGAACCGCCGGCCGGAGACCATTCGTCAGCTGATCGGCTTGCAGATCGATCGCCTGAAGCTGATCGAGCAGCGGGTGATCGAGGCCGCCAGCCTGGTGGGTTTGCAGTTTACGTCTGGAATCGTGGCCTGTGCGTTGGAGCTTCCGCCGGACGAGGTCGATTCGGTTTGCGAGACGCTGGCCAAGGAATGGCGTTTGTTGCGATTCGTGACGTCAGAAAGCTTGCCCGACGGAACGATCCAGTTGTGCTACGCCTTCGTCCACGCCCTCTATCGGGACGCGGTGCTGCGCCGCATTCCTTCCGCGACCAATCGGATCTGGCATCGAAAGATCGCCGAAGGCTTGGAGGCCACTTATGGCGAGAGCTCCGAGGCGATCGCGGCGGAGCTCGCCATTCACTTCGACGAGGCCCACGACGCGAAGAAGGCGATCCGGTACCACTGCGTGGCCGGCGAAAGGGCCATGCGGCGCTCTGGTCGTGCGGATGCCCTGGCCCATTTCAATCGTGCGCGCGCCCTGGTGGCGAAGCTGCCGGTCTCCGATGAAACGGACCGCATCGAGCTGGCGGTTCTGAAGTATGTGGGGCCGGCCGTCATGGCGACCCACGGCTTCCAAGACCCGCTTCTTCAGCAGACCTGCGCGCGAACCGCTGAACTGGCGCGAAGGCTGGGCAATGACCGGATCCTTCTGGCGGCGCTGCTGGGCCTGCAGCGCTGTCACTTTCTCCGGGGCGAGCTTCGCAACATCGAGCTCTATGAAAGCGAGGTGGCCAAGATCGTCTCGCGTCTCGGCGATCCGGTCCTTGCCGCGGAGGCGACCGTCCTCTCCGCGTCGGCGCGGCTTTTTCGGGGGCAGCTCGCCGCTGCGCGTGGCCCGCTCCTCGTTGCCTCCCAGGTGCTGGATGGCGCACGAAGGGACACCGATCGTCTGGCCAACGCTCCGGTGGTCGGGGTTTCGGGCGGCTACGTCGTGGTGCTCGCCTGGTTGGACGGTGCGCTCGACGAAGCGATCACCCTGGCGCGAGAGATGGGCGCCCGCGCCGAGGCGCTGCGCGATCCCTTTCAGCAGACCGTGGCGCTCACGATGACGGCGCTCGTCCATATGTGGCGCCGAGAGCCCGACAGAACCTTCGCGGCCGCGCAGCAGGCGCTCGGCCTGGCGCGCGACGCGGGCGCTCTGGTCTGGCAGGGTCGGGCAATGTCTCTCTATCACTGGGCGGCGACGACCCTCGATCCACGGTCCGCCGGGGAACACTTCGACGCTTTGTCGACGGGACTCGCCGGGCCGCTCGGCGCCGGCCCTTACGGGCAGACTGCCTTCACCCCTTGCCTGGTCGAGGTCGCCGCCCAAGCCGGGCGCCCGGATCGGGCGCTGCAGCTTCTTGATGACGCCCTGGCTTTCGTCGAGGTAAGCGACGAACGGGCGTGGTCCTCGGAGCTGCATCGTCTGCGCGGACAAATCACCGCGGAGCGGGATCCCGCCCAAGCCGAGCGTGAAATAAGGACAGGTCTTGAGATCGCTCGACGGCAAGGCGCGAAGTCCTTCGTGTTGCGGGCCGCCCTCAGCCTCGCCAAGCTCGACCTAGGTCCGGAAAAGCATCGGGCCGCCATGACAGAGCTTCAGAGTCTATTCGAAACGTTCACCGAAGGACTGGAAGCGGGTGACCTGGTCGAAGCGCGCGCAGTGCTGGAGGGCGGTCGAATCAGCGCACAGTCGTGAGTGTCCTTGATGCGAGGGCGCTTCGCGCTCATGGGCCAATGGCTCGTGGCTTTCTCGTAGTAGACTTGTAGGGCTTGGCGTCAACCTGGATCGATTTCGCTCTTCGATCTTGCCGGCCTCGTCAGGCCGCCGTGCTCGGCCTGGTGGCCACGGCACTGGGAAGCGTGATGGGGGGGTGCGGCGCGGAACAGTTCGTCGGCGGGAGCCCGGTCGATTCTTCGGTGGATCTCGCGCCGCCGCCGGGCCTGGATGCCCTGGGTGGCAGCGGCGGCATGATTGTCCCGCCGACCGACAGCGGCGGCGGTGGCACGAACGGTGGCGACCTTGGCGGCAGCGGCGGCGGGACCGGCAGTGGCGGCGCGCCGGGAACCGGGGGCGCGGGAGCGATGAATGACGCCGGCGTCGGGGCCGACGCCGGCGGTCAGGATGTCATCGACGCCAGCAGCCCGGACAACGGTGGCGGCAACGACGCCGCCAACCTGTCGCACCCGGCGGCGCTGACCGGCGCGCACGATACGATGTTGATCGGCAGCGCCACTGGCGGCAGTCAAGGTCAGGAAAGCTGTCCCGCCGGCCAGGCGCTGAGCGGCTTTTCGGGCAGCCTGTCGATGACCACCACGACCGCGTCGGTGAACCGACAAATCACCGGTCAGTGCGGGATCATCGCAATCGCCGGTACGGCGGTCACCATCAAGGCCGGCGCCACGCTGACAGCGCTCGGCATGGCCGGCGTTTCCCCGTGGACGCGTCCCTGTCCTGCTGACCAGGTGGTGGTCGGCTTTTCGGGCCGCTTGGGAACGTTGGTTGATCAGCTGGTATTCGTCTGCGCACCGCTGACCGCGTCCTCGCCCACCGTCGGGACCGGGCTGATGCCGGGCACGCAGACGTCCTTGCCGGGCGTGGGCGGCACTGGCGGCATGCCCTTCAATGCGGTCACCTGCGCCCTCGGCGAGGTCGCCTCCGGTTTGCTGGTCCGCAGCGGCACCGAGATGGATGCCTTTTCTCTTATCTGCAGCAAGGCCGCGATCGGCCCTTAGTCGGCAGCGCGCCGGAGGTTGTCACGATTCAGATCGCGTACTCAGGCTCGCTCGGTCCCCCCGAAACGGGTGGCGGTCGCCGTCGTGAATCTATCCAGCGATAGAGCCGCGCCATGCCAAGGGCCCAGGCCCCCGGTATGAGAAGACAAGCAACGCCATAGCTGAGCAACGTTGTTTTCTTAACTATGCACGCGCACAGAGCGACGCCAGTCGATCACTTTCCAATTTGAGAGTGGCGGTGGGCGTGCGGATGGAGATTCTGGCGTTGCGGGCGCGCTGGATCAAACGCGGGCGGGGTCTTCTCCACGACCGGAGCGCGAGCAACCACGCAGCGGGCCCGTCGCTCGATCGCCAGGGCTTGCAGCACGCGCTCGACATAAATCTCGGTCTGGCCGTTCTTCGGGACGGCGTGTCCGACGATCGCGCCCGGGCCGGCGTTGTAGGCGGCGGCCGCCAGGCGCAGGCTATGAAAAGTGGCGTACTGCGTGGCCAGATAGCGGGCGGCGCCGTCCAGGCTCTGCTCCGGGTCGAAGGGATCGCTCACGCCCAGCGCGCGCGCCGTCGGCGGGATCAGCTGCATCGGTCCCATCGCTCCCGCTGGAGAGATCCGGTGCGGCTTTCCACCGGATTCGACCCGGACGATCGCGCCCAGCAGCCCGCAAGGCAGCCGGTGACGGAGCTCGGCGCCGGCCAAGAGCGGCTCTATCGGCGGGTCGTCGACGAACACGCAGTGCGGGCGGTGCCAGGCATAGGCGGCCAGCGCCGACAGCTTGTACCGCAGATAGAACGGCGACAGCGGGAACACCGAACACCGTCCGAACATCGCAACGGAGACGTTGATCAAGCAGAGCGGCACCAGCAGGAGCAGCGTCCATCGCGACCAGCGCTGCAATTTCAGCAGCCCGCGGAGTCCTGGCCATCGCAGCGGCTTGGACAGCCACAACTTCAGCCCAAGCAGCCGCTCGGACAGCCGTCGCTTGCGTTCCTCCCAGCGAATACATCAGGGGTAACCGAAGCCGTCCCGGGCGACAAGCCCCCCGTTGGCGCACGTGGACGGCTTCGACGGCCGGTTGCGGCAATCACCTGCCTTGAATCGCGAAGGCCGAGATTCTAAGCTCGGTGATGGTGCTGGAGCAGGACACACGGCGCCGGGCCGAAAGACGATCGCACAACGGCCGCCCACCAGGGGCCAGCGCGATCGCTCTTTCGCTGGCCGGGCTTTTGGCCGGCAGCGGGCCAACCACGCAGGCGGCGGCGGTGCCCCCGGCGCCTTCGCCGGTCCAGGCGGCCACCAGCGATGCGATCATGATCGTCGAGGGCGGGCACTTCGTGGGCCAGACGACGCCCGAGAACGCCCGGCGGGACGGACTGACCGTGGTCGATCTCTCGGACGACTGGTTGCAGAACATCTTTTCGGAGGCGCCCGGCAAGCCGCAGCCGCTGCGGCCGTATCTGATCGACCTGGCCAACGGGCGAATGCGCGCGAACAGCGCCTACGCGCGCGCCCGCGAGGACCGTTATTTCGAGGCCTTCGGCGTGTCGCCCAGCCTGAACCGGGTGCGGCGGCGGCTGGCGGATCGCAAGCGCCACGTCTGCCACGACCGGGTGAAGGACGCGGTGTTTGACGAGTTGTCCGCCAAGAACGTGATCCCGCCCGAAGAGCCGGAGAAAGTCCCGAACCCCGATCCCGCGACGGCCACCGAGACGCCCATGGTCCTGACCGGGCGGACCATCTCGCCGCGACCGCTGACCCCGACGGAAAAGCGGGCGGTGATCGCCATGCAGGCTCACCTGCGTTGCGAAGATCTTCTGTCCGGCAAAGCAAACCCCGCCCGCATGGATCGCCGAACCGTCGAGGCCCTGCAGATCTACCAGCGGCTGCAGATGATCGCCGACAACGGGCGCATCGATCTCGATACGCGCACCACGGTCCAGACCGACAGCCGCGAGCTCGACTTCCGGGGGTTGCTGCGCGTGCTGCGCGAGCGGGTGGTCGACGCGACCGGGTTGCTGGAGGACGGCTCGGCCCTCGGTGTCCTCGGCGAGGTGCAAGGGCGCCTGCTGGACAGCGCCGAGTTCAGGCCGCTGCCCGTGCAACCCGTCAGCGCGCCATCCAATCCGCCGCCGTCGCCACAAGTGCTCGCGGCCCCGTCGACCGCAGCCCCGTCGCCATCGGCTCAAAAACGATCCGACGCAGGCGCCGCCGGTGCGCCGGCCAAGATCATTCCGGCGCCCGATTTGATCTCCGCGGCCACCCAGGCCGCCAGCCAGGCGCTGGGCTGGACATCACCGGAGGCCGTCCTCGCCAGCACCCTGGTTGCGCCACCTGCCTCCACCCGAAAGCCCGCGCGCAAAGCGACGGCGGGCCGAGCGCCGGCCCCGTTGCCGACCGCCGTCGCGATCCGCTTGCCGCCGCTGCCGGCCTACCACGGCCCCAAGATGGATCTGCGCGCCGAGATAGATCGCGGCGATGTGCTGCTGGCGAAGCCGGCCCTCGACAAGGATGGAAAGAAGAAGTGGAAGCCGCCGGTCAGCGATCGTCCGACCCTCACGCTGTACGCGCGCGTGGGCGATCACGAGGTGGCCCTGATGCGCTGGCCGACCACCATCGGCGGCTGGAAGACAATTCAAAAGTCCGACGGCACCATGGCGCTGAAGTACAAAGAGTCCGTCACCGGCGAGGCCATCTGGTCCGAGGTTCTGGCCACGCCGTCCTGGCATCCAGCGCCCGGCATGCCCACCCGCCACCTGCTGATCAAGCGCGGCGACACCTGGGAGCCGAAGACCCAGGTCATCGGCCCGGGTTACCGCGCGGCCTACGGGCTGGTGGCGATCGTGCACAAATCGATCGAAGGCGTTAACGAGCAGGGTGAACAACAGCTTGTGGATCACCTGATCCGGACCCACGGCATCCCTGCTTACCGATCGGTCAAGCGCGGCGAGAGCAGCGGCTGCCACCGGCTGCACAATCACCTGGCCCTGCGCCTGGCGGGCTTCCTGATTCGGCACCGAGAGAACGTGCGCGACGGTCTTGTGCCCGAGGACTACGTGCGGCGCCTCGAATATCAGGGCCAGCAAGTCGCCCTGCAGAGCGACACCAAAGGTTACCGCTTCAGGCTGACGCCGCCCGTGCCGGTGAACGTCCTCGACGGCGACGTCCGCGGCGACGCCAAGTCAGTCAAGCGCGTGGTGCCGATCGCCGTGATGCCGTAGGCGTGCCTGATTCATCCATGCGACGGGAACTTGGAACGATCGCGACATAACTGAGGCACTGACGTCAGTATTCTGGGGCGTCTCTTGTGCCCGCGGCGTGCCAGAGGCGTGAATTTCAGCTGTCTTGGGCCAGGGACAAGCGGCGTATCTTTTGCTTCTGATTGAGGATCCTCATGACACACTCCAAAGTCGCTGTCGCCAGCTTGGTGATCATTTCTTGCACGTTGGCTGCCTGTTCTGGTGGGGGCGGCGCAGCCCCGGGTCCTGGGTCAACCGGCGGGGGTGGCGGATCGTCCGTCAGCATTGGAGATGCGGGCGCGCCGGTCACGCTGGCGCTCAGCGCCGCTCAGACGGCCGCGATCCAGAGTGCGCAGGATCAGATTGCGGCGACCAAGAGCCTGAGCGCGGCGGCGCTGGCCACCGAACGCGCGGTGCCCTTCGCCGCCAAACTGCCGTACGACCCGATGGCGGCGACGAACCTGTCACTGCTGCAGGCCTCGCACGTGAAGCTCGATGACGACGAACTGGCCATGATGGCCAAGAACGGATTCGTGATATCGGACCGCAAAAAATATCCGGGGTTCGTGTACGGGTATTCGGCCATCTATGCTGACGACCTTCCGGTCTATGTGTCGGCTGATTCGATCATGCACGCCGTCCACCGGTCGTATGACCAGATCCTGAAGACGGCGGAGAGCGAGCGCTTGGTGCCTGAACTCGGCACACTGCTGGATTCAATGCGCGCCCGCCTGGCGGCCCGGACCGACGGGTTTTCAGCGACGGCGCAGATGGACGCGGATCTGTATCTGGCGGTGGCGAAGGCTCTGCTGACCCAGACTGCGCCGCAGGTTGTCGCCGGCGGTGACGGCGGGCAAGCGGCCCAGTTGGTCAACGGCGCCAATGCCGCCGCCGGCGTGAGCGACGTCGTGCTGTTCGGCTTGCCGACTCACTATGATTTCTCCCAATTCAAGCCGCGCGGCCACTATGTCGGAACGCCGGCCCTGGAGCAATACTTCCGCGCCATGATCTGGCTTGGCCGCACCGAATTGCCGTTGATTCACGTCGACGAGAACACCGGCGACGCGCGCTTTGTGCGCCGGCAGCTGGATCTGGCGGTGGCCCTGCGCATGCTGATGGACGTGCCTTCGCTGGACCGCTGGAAGTTGATCGACAGCGTTTTGCGCGCGTTCGTGGGCGAGCCCGACTCCATGGCCCCGCCGCAGATCGATCAGCTGCTCGCCGATCTCCAAGTCTCCGGCCTGGCCGATTTGGGCGCTCTTTCCGACCAGACCATCGCGCAGCAGATCGTGACCGGCGGCTATGGCAAGCAAGCCATCAACAGTCAGGTGATCATGAACGGCACCAACGGAACGCTGCCTCTGTCGGCCAGTTGGTTGTTCTTGGGGCAACGATTCGTCGTCGATTCGTACGTGTTCTCGAACGTCACCTACGATCGCGTGCAGCATCCACCGGCTCCTCTGCGCATGTTGCCGAATCCGCTGGATGCGGCGTACGCGGCGCTGGCCAACGATCAGGCGATCGCGCTGCTGGGCGATGACCTGACAAAACACGCCTATGCGCCCGATCTGGAGGCAATGCGCCTGCTGGTGGGCCAGTACGACGACACTTTCTGGCACGCCAACCTTTATAACGAATGGCTGGGCGCTTTGCGGGCGCTGTCGCCGACCACCGAGATCGGCGACGCCACCAGTGGGTTGCCGTCGATCGCGCGGAGCGAGGCGTGGGGTCGGCGACTGTTGAACACGCAGCTTGCCTCGTGGGCGGAATTGCGCCGCGACACCATTCTTTATGCCAAGCAGTCCTACTCGTCCGGCCCGGCTTGCGATTTCCCCGACGCCTACGTCGATCCCTATCCGACTTTCTTCGCCGCGCTGGAGAGCTTCGCGCAACAGGGTGCCGCTCTGGCGGACACGCTGGTGGCTGGATCGACGTCGGCCGCCGCCGCTGGCGTCAAGACGTACTTCCAGCACCTGGCGGACGTCAGCGCCATCCTGCGCGAGATGGCCGAGCACCAGCGCACCGGCACCCCCCACACGGCCGATGATCTGGCTTTCATCAACCAGATCGTCAAGGTGCAGCAGGTCTGCGGCGGTGCGTTCGCCCAGGGCTGGTACCCAGGTCTGTTCTACAACGTCAATTCGACCGAGTTCGCTCCGACCATCGCCGACGTACACACCGCGCCCACCGACGAGAATGGAAACCCCACGGGTAATGTCTTGCACGTGGCGACCGGATACCCGCGCCTGATGGTGGTCACCGTCGACACCTGCACGGGGCCCCGCGCCTATGCCGGTGTGGCGTCTGCGTATCACGAAAAGCTGACCGAAAACTTCCAGCGCTTGAACGACGAAGACTGGTCCGCCGAGCTGATGAAAGGCCCCGCCGACGACGTGGTTTGGATGAAGGACCTCGTCGTCCACTAGAGCGAGGGTCTCTCGGTTGAATCATGTCCTTCCCTGGCTTGCTTCTCTCGCTGCCGTTGCTGGCTTTTCCAATCGCGGTCGCCGTCGGTTCGCCTCACGCGCAGGACGGCCGCGAGCTGGTCGGCAAGCCCGCGCCGCCCTGGGTGGCCTCTGAATGGATCGGCTCACCGCCGCTTGATCTGGCCGACCTCCGCGGCAAGGTCGTGTTGGTTCGGTGGTTCATGTCGACCGACTGCCCGTACTGCACGGCGACCGCGCCGGCGCTCAACCAACTGCACCACGACTTCAGCGACCAGGGACTGGTCGTCATTGGCATGTACCATCACAAGAACCCGGAGCCGCTGGACCCCAAAAAGG is drawn from Polyangia bacterium and contains these coding sequences:
- a CDS encoding AAA family ATPase, giving the protein MRAIPSAPQHRCSLMAPPPEDRPAEVRLFAPFRLDIRDERLWKGPQELKIRRKPFTILKYLTAHPLVLVTQEELVEIVWGEIAVSQSLLRTHVGELRRLLGEGIIETVAGRGYRFVRSVEVEKPETSRQFKPGAAPAATFNLIGRRAEMDVLKQVFDAVLDQKRQVVFVTGEPGIGKTSLVDAFLQEIVAPLGAVAAAGTCVEQFGTGEAYLPVFGALGALCRGPDSGHIVELLARHAPTWLVQMPGLVADEKLRELHLRVQGATQARMLREFAEWFDILASERPAVLVIEDLQWSDRSTIDLVAMLGTRRETARALVIATCRPAELAKVEGLAKIITELSAREQALVLELESWSKDAVVEHLAQRFGNHRFPDQLASTVQEMTGGNPLFCRAVVDDLVSRRMVQQVGAWWHLAASVAEVANRRPETIRQLIGLQIDRLKLIEQRVIEAASLVGLQFTSGIVACALELPPDEVDSVCETLAKEWRLLRFVTSESLPDGTIQLCYAFVHALYRDAVLRRIPSATNRIWHRKIAEGLEATYGESSEAIAAELAIHFDEAHDAKKAIRYHCVAGERAMRRSGRADALAHFNRARALVAKLPVSDETDRIELAVLKYVGPAVMATHGFQDPLLQQTCARTAELARRLGNDRILLAALLGLQRCHFLRGELRNIELYESEVAKIVSRLGDPVLAAEATVLSASARLFRGQLAAARGPLLVASQVLDGARRDTDRLANAPVVGVSGGYVVVLAWLDGALDEAITLAREMGARAEALRDPFQQTVALTMTALVHMWRREPDRTFAAAQQALGLARDAGALVWQGRAMSLYHWAATTLDPRSAGEHFDALSTGLAGPLGAGPYGQTAFTPCLVEVAAQAGRPDRALQLLDDALAFVEVSDERAWSSELHRLRGQITAERDPAQAEREIRTGLEIARRQGAKSFVLRAALSLAKLDLGPEKHRAAMTELQSLFETFTEGLEAGDLVEARAVLEGGRISAQS
- a CDS encoding lytic transglycosylase domain-containing protein, with amino-acid sequence MQRWSRWTLLLLVPLCLINVSVAMFGRCSVFPLSPFYLRYKLSALAAYAWHRPHCVFVDDPPIEPLLAGAELRHRLPCGLLGAIVRVESGGKPHRISPAGAMGPMQLIPPTARALGVSDPFDPEQSLDGAARYLATQYATFHSLRLAAAAYNAGPGAIVGHAVPKNGQTEIYVERVLQALAIERRARCVVARAPVVEKTPPAFDPARPQRQNLHPHAHRHSQIGK
- a CDS encoding DUF3160 domain-containing protein; protein product: MTHSKVAVASLVIISCTLAACSGGGGAAPGPGSTGGGGGSSVSIGDAGAPVTLALSAAQTAAIQSAQDQIAATKSLSAAALATERAVPFAAKLPYDPMAATNLSLLQASHVKLDDDELAMMAKNGFVISDRKKYPGFVYGYSAIYADDLPVYVSADSIMHAVHRSYDQILKTAESERLVPELGTLLDSMRARLAARTDGFSATAQMDADLYLAVAKALLTQTAPQVVAGGDGGQAAQLVNGANAAAGVSDVVLFGLPTHYDFSQFKPRGHYVGTPALEQYFRAMIWLGRTELPLIHVDENTGDARFVRRQLDLAVALRMLMDVPSLDRWKLIDSVLRAFVGEPDSMAPPQIDQLLADLQVSGLADLGALSDQTIAQQIVTGGYGKQAINSQVIMNGTNGTLPLSASWLFLGQRFVVDSYVFSNVTYDRVQHPPAPLRMLPNPLDAAYAALANDQAIALLGDDLTKHAYAPDLEAMRLLVGQYDDTFWHANLYNEWLGALRALSPTTEIGDATSGLPSIARSEAWGRRLLNTQLASWAELRRDTILYAKQSYSSGPACDFPDAYVDPYPTFFAALESFAQQGAALADTLVAGSTSAAAAGVKTYFQHLADVSAILREMAEHQRTGTPHTADDLAFINQIVKVQQVCGGAFAQGWYPGLFYNVNSTEFAPTIADVHTAPTDENGNPTGNVLHVATGYPRLMVVTVDTCTGPRAYAGVASAYHEKLTENFQRLNDEDWSAELMKGPADDVVWMKDLVVH
- a CDS encoding TlpA disulfide reductase family protein codes for the protein MSFPGLLLSLPLLAFPIAVAVGSPHAQDGRELVGKPAPPWVASEWIGSPPLDLADLRGKVVLVRWFMSTDCPYCTATAPALNQLHHDFSDQGLVVIGMYHHKNPEPLDPKKVRGWIRDFGFRFPVAIDREWRTLHRWWLDGHKRDFTSVTFLIDQQGTIRRIHPGGTMALGTDDYASMRSAIADLLAAQRSMH